GGTCAAATCCATCGTAACGCTCCACATAATTATCTTCCAATAAAATTACACTGTTCTCTCTTTTGGCAACTTCTAAGTTCTGTGCTGACCTGTGTAAACCCAAAACAAAAGTTTCAGTTCCATTGGCTGACCTGCTGTTCGTAGCATTTGCATGAATGGAAATAAATAAATCAGCATTTGCTTTGTTTGCTATATTCGCCCTTTCGTGTAAAGCAACAAATTTATCAGTTTCCCTGGTATATAAAACTTTTACATCCGGTAAATATTGGTTTATATAACTGCCTAATTTCAAAGCTACAGCCAATGCTACGTCTTTTTCTTTTATGCCGCCAACACCGATTGCACCCGGATCACGACCACCATGACCGGGATCTATCACAACAGTTCTCAGTTTATAGCCGTTTTGATGTTCTGCTTTTGTACTTTTGCTGGGAAAAGACAATAAAATAGCAGAAATAACTATTAAAAAAAATAGCTTTTTCACAATTTTGAGCTTGATAATAAAGTATTTTGAGTCAAAAAAATTACCCATTTTTACATTTCAAAGTTAAAGATTTTATTTCATTTAAATATAGTCTTACCCTTTGCGTGCTACTAATATCATGCCTAAATACTGCTTTTGCACTCGGCAGTGTACAAGATGATATACAGTTTGCTATGCAAACAGGTATTGATACTGTTGATAACCCTAACAACTTAAGGCCGGGAGCTTCTGAAGGATTTATACCGGTTGAAATAATTACAGATAGAAACGATACAATTCCTGAAAATGATACTACAGCTGTAGTTGAGGAACAATCATTTTTACCTCTTTCGCCCGATGCACCTGAGGCTCCCATTATATACTCTGCTGAAGATTCCATCATTTATGATATTCTAAATAATAAAATATACTTATTTGGTAACGCTAAAATGGAGCATAAGAATATAAGTTTGGAAGCTGATTTTATAATTTATGATTGGTCAATCAATGAATTAACAGCAGAAGCTAAAAAAGATAGTCTCGATAACTACATTGATTTTGCTAAATTTTCAGAAGCCGGAAACGAATACCAGGCTCGCAAAATCAGATATAATTTCACTTCTACAAGAGGCAAAGTATACGAAGCCAGAACACAGGAAGGAGAAGGATTTATACATGGCAGAGAGGTTAAAAAAACGACTGAAGATGTATGGTATGGAGCAGATGCCAAATATACGACCTGTAATTTGGATGAACCGCATTTTCACATAGCTGTTAACCGCTACAAACTAATTCCTGAAAAAGTGATGGTTTCCGGGCCGGCAAATCTTGTGATAGCAGATATTCCCACTCCACTTTACATTCCCTTTGGAATTTTTCCGGTGCAGGATGGCAGAACATCGGGAATTATCTTGCCTGAATATGGTGAAACGGCCAGTCAGGGTTTTTTCCTGAGAAACGGAGGCTATTATTTTGCCTTAAGTGATTATTTCGATTTAGCTTTGCGGGGAGATATTTACAGCCGGGGAAGCTGGGGACTGAGAGCCACCAGCAATTATCGTTTACGTTATAAATTCTCGGGTACTTTTAATACTCAGTTTGCACGTACCAGACTTGGAGACCCAATTTTACCGGAATCTCAGGTATTAAATGATTTCAAAGTAAACTGGACACATCAACAAGATCAAAAAGCAAGACCAAACAGCAACTTTTCAGCAAATGTAAATTTTGGTACAGCTACTTATGATCAGAATTATTCTGTGGCTCCGCAACAAGTACTAAACAATTCATTTCAGTCAAATATATCCTTCCGTCAAAGCTTTCCCGGAAGGCCTTTTTCTTTTAATGCAAATATCAGACATGATCAGTCTTTAACGACAAATCGGGTAAACCTTGAGTTGCCTACATTATCTTTTAATGTAAACAGAATAAATCCCTTCCAGCGTGAAGGATCGGGTGCAGACAGAAGCTGGTACGAAAATATTGGATTTAGCGTAAACTCTGATTTTAAAAATGTGATTTCCGGTATTGATTCTACTTTTTTTACCCAGGAAACTTTTGATAATGCTCAGTTTGGAGCTAGATTTGGTGTGCCGATTTCTACTTCTTTTAATCTTTTTAACTATCTGAATATTGAGCCCTCCATTCAATACAATCAAAGAATGTATTTTGAAACAATTGAAAAAACCTGGGATCCTACAATGGTGATTATAGGTGAGGAAGCACCCTTAGACACATTAGACGGACGTGTAATTACAGATACTATTCCGGGTATCAGGGCTCCGGCAGATTTTTCATTCTCCCTCTCTGCAAATAC
The sequence above is a segment of the Chitinophagaceae bacterium genome. Coding sequences within it:
- a CDS encoding LPS-assembly protein LptD, whose translation is MQTGIDTVDNPNNLRPGASEGFIPVEIITDRNDTIPENDTTAVVEEQSFLPLSPDAPEAPIIYSAEDSIIYDILNNKIYLFGNAKMEHKNISLEADFIIYDWSINELTAEAKKDSLDNYIDFAKFSEAGNEYQARKIRYNFTSTRGKVYEARTQEGEGFIHGREVKKTTEDVWYGADAKYTTCNLDEPHFHIAVNRYKLIPEKVMVSGPANLVIADIPTPLYIPFGIFPVQDGRTSGIILPEYGETASQGFFLRNGGYYFALSDYFDLALRGDIYSRGSWGLRATSNYRLRYKFSGTFNTQFARTRLGDPILPESQVLNDFKVNWTHQQDQKARPNSNFSANVNFGTATYDQNYSVAPQQVLNNSFQSNISFRQSFPGRPFSFNANIRHDQSLTTNRVNLELPTLSFNVNRINPFQREGSGADRSWYENIGFSVNSDFKNVISGIDSTFFTQETFDNAQFGARFGVPISTSFNLFNYLNIEPSIQYNQRMYFETIEKTWDPTMVIIGEEAPLDTLDGRVITDTIPGIRAPADFSFSLSANTRLYGMFNFGDGNIKAIRHIFSPTLSFEYRPDFADPFWGYYREVQKNQEGDTELYSVFQSSSNLYGLPQQGEVAGLRLNLNNNIEMKVAAPRDTTRSDRNIKILERFNISTFYNFARDSVHLSPINMSAYTTLFERINLNASANFDPYIADPENINNRLDRFEWEENKRLARLTNANIGISSNFSADRMGSRQTDAGTEEERQMVYRNPELYADYNIPWSFGFGYNLNLTKGTTANPDSLLLTQSLTFNMDINVTPNWKLMVNSGYDFVNNELTYTTINITRDLHCWEMRITWVPYPAERQLYSIDINVKSAVLQDLKLSRRRDRFDAVF